Proteins encoded together in one Cricetulus griseus strain 17A/GY unplaced genomic scaffold, alternate assembly CriGri-PICRH-1.0 unplaced_scaffold_11, whole genome shotgun sequence window:
- the LOC113839120 gene encoding vomeronasal type-1 receptor 4-like — protein sequence MYFWALTLKIIFLSLTAIGILGNFSVFYYYLFCYGDCKLKAVDLIHWHLMAANTLIILSKGVPHTMAAFGLKQFLNDIQCRLILYIERVGRGVSIASTCLLSVFQVISISHKKSCCKDQKFKAANYIGCCLSLLWVSCTLIHFIFFVYPIIKRYSINVTSKRDFGHCSTVGRDGINDSLYVALVACPEIFFSLLMAWSSCSMIVILHRHKKRVQHIRSTHGSIRTSPESRVTQNILVLVSNFLAFYTLSSVLQGCVALLSNPSWWLVNITHLVSLCFPCFGPCVLMNRYSIMPSLSLVWIRNVTTLILKYVNDIILMVSSCLVTHLPHKVSTES from the coding sequence ATGTATTTCTGGGCTCTGACactcaaaataattttcttatcaCTAACTGCAAttggaattctgggaaatttctctgtgttttactACTATCTGTTCTGCTATGGAGATTGCAAATTAAAGGCTGTAGATTTGATTCACTGGCACCTAATGGCAGCCAACACCCTGATCATTCTCTCTAAAGGAGTGCCCCACACAATGGCAGCTTTTGGTTTGAAGCAGTTTTTAAATGATATTCAATGCAGATTAATTTTGTACATTGAAAGAGTTGGCCGTGGTGTGTCCATtgcctccacctgcctcttgagtgtcttCCAGGTCATCAGCATCAGTCATAAGAAATCCTGTTGTAAGGATCAAAAATTCAAAGCTGCTAATTATATTGGCTGTtgcctttcccttctctgggtcTCCTGCACAttaatacatttcattttctttgtgtatccAATTATAAAAAGGTATAGTATCAATGTGACAAGTAAACGAGATTTTGGACACTGCTCTACTGTAGGGCGGGATGGAATCAATGACTCACTCTATGTAGCATTGGTGGCGTGCCCTGAAATCTTCTTTTCGTTGCTCATGGCCTGGTCTAGTTGCTCTATGATTGTCATTCTGCACAGACACAAGAAGAGGGTTCAGCATATCCGCAGCACCCATGGTTCCATCAGAACCTCCCCTGAATCCAGAGTCACCCAGAACATCCTGGTGCTGGTGTCTAATTTTCTGGCTTTTTATACTCTGTCCTCTGTCTTACAAGGCTGTGTGGCTCTTTTGTCTAATCCTAGTTGGTGGCTAGTGAACATCACTCACCTcgtttctctgtgttttccttgttttggaCCCTGTGTTCTTATGAATCGTTACTCCATAATGCCAAGTCTCAGTTTGGTCTGGATAAGGAATGTGACCACACTCATTCTTAAGTATGTGAATGATATAATTCTTATGGTATCCAGTTGTTTAGTCACCCATCTCCCTCACAAAGTCAGTACAGAAAGTTAA